In Oceanotoga teriensis, the genomic window GTGAGTATTTAGGGGTGAGGATAATGAGTTGGGTTCCACCCAGATCCATTCCGAACCTGGCAGTTAAGCCTTCTCATGCTGATGGTAGTACACTTTTTGTGTGCAAGAGTAAGTTTCGCCCCTTCTTTTTTTCTAAGAGAGAACTTCTTTGTTCTCTCTTTTCTTTTATTTATTCTAAAATATGACTAAAATAGTTGTGTATTGTTAGCGATAATTTACAATAAATATTTTTTTTTATAAAGGTTATAGTGTTATAATAAAGTAGTACATACAAAATTGAAAAAGGAGGTATTAATGAAAAAAAATATTATTATATTTATTATTTTATTTAATTTTATTCTTTCATTTTCAAATTCAGATATAAAATTAAATAATAATAATACTTATGGATTGTCTATTGCTGGTGGTGCTGCTTATGTTTTTAAAAGTGTTGGTTTTTTGCAGGCTTTATATGAAAAAGGATTTGTACCAGATGAACTTATAGGTACATCTATGGGGTCTATAGCTTCTTATTATATTGCTGCAGGATATCAACCTAAAGAAATTTATAATCTTTTTAAAGAAATTAATTTTGAGGATTTTTTTGAATTATCTTTTCCAATAAATGGCGGTTTTGTTCATTATGAAAAATTTATTGATTTAGTATATTTAACAACAAAAATTAATAATTTTAATGATTTTGTTTATCCTGTAAAATTTGGTATTGAAAATCTTAGTTATTTTAGAGGTGAATATTGGGATTCTGGAAACTCATTAGAAGCGTTACAAGCTTCTATTTCTTTAGAGGTTTTTTTTGAACCATTTTATAAAAATGATATGTATTATTCAGATATAGGTGTAAGTGATTTATTTATAAGAAATCCTGAAACTTTGTTTAAGACAGATAAATATTTTCTTTTGAGAATTTCTCCAAAATTAAATTATGATTCTAAAAGAAATTTTAAAAATATAATAAATGTAGTATATGGAACTATAGATATAGGTGGATATTATACAAATGCTTTGTATTCTGAAGACAAACTGAATTATGATGATATATTTGAATTAAAAATAAAATCAAATATAGACCCTAAAACTTTTTATAATTCAATAGAGTTATTTGAAGAAGGCTATCAAGAAGGAAAAATATTTGTAAAAAATAATGATATTTTTAAAAAACACAATATAAAAAATAAATTTGAAAACTATAAATCTATAGATTATAAAGAGCTTTACACTTCTTTGAGAACCGAAAATTATTATAGTCCAAGAGATTTTTATTATACATTAAAAATTTCACCAAATATAAACGAGTATTTAGCAAAAATATTTCTATATTTTGAATATTTAAACAGTAGATTTTATTCTGGAATTGAACTTGGATATAACTTCAAATATGTTCCTTATATTGAATTTGAACAATTTTATTTTCCTTTTAAATTTAATAGAATAAAAATGTATTATAATTTTTTTGATTTGTCAAATATTAATTTGAGAACATATTTTTTAGAAAAATTTAAAAATATAATTTATCTTGATTCTGGATTTAATCATATAAGAGATAAAAATTATTTTAATCTATCACTTAATTATGATAATATTTATGAAAATATTCTTACAGAAGAAGGAATATTAGTATCATTAAATAATTATTTTAATGATAAAACATATGATCTTGATTATAAATTAAAAGTTGTAAATGATTTTGATAAAGTAAAAATATATAATATATTTGGATATAGTAAAAATAATAATTTTAAAAAATTGTATGAAAATATAATAAATGAAAATTTTAAAGATAAATTATATTTAAGAAATAATATAAGATATAGATTATTCGATAATATGAATTTTGATTTTAGTCAAGTATTATTTTTAAATAAAATATATTTGAATTTTGAATATAATATATATTATGATGACTTTTTTAAATTTAATAATAGTTATGGATTTAATATAGAATTTCCACTCTCGTTTTTAGGAGTTACTAGTTTTAATATAAAAACAGGAATTAAATATAATAATAAAGAGAAGTTATATATATTATTTAATAATTGATTTTCAAGGAAAAAAATATAGTTTAACAAAAATTAAATATTTGAATTTTTTAGGAGGAAAGATATGATAAGACTAAATATTAGTTCTATATCTGATAAAGTCAAAGGACAAGGAGTGGATTCGGCTTTTAAAGATCAAGCAAGTATGTTAAAAAAATCTAAAATATTAGAAGTAAGCATAAATAGTGAAGAAATAAAAGATATATGTCATATTCATACTTTAGATTTAAAAAATTTTTTTCTCATGAAGAAATATAAGAGAAAGAATAAAAAAGTTGTTGTTTCAGCTCATATGGTTCCAGATTCTATAGAAGATTCTTTAAATATTCCAAAATTATTTAAAAAAATTTTTTATAAATATATGATAAATTTTTATAAAACTGCCGATAAATGTGTTGTTGTTAATTCTTATTATAAAGAAGAATTAATTAAATTAGGAGTAAAAAAAGAAAATGTTCTTTTCATACCAAATATTGCTAATAAAGATTTATTTTATAATATGAAAATCAAAAATCAATTGAGAAAGAAATATAATATTGAAGATAGTAAATTTGTTGTAGTTGGTTCGGGACAAGTTCAAAAAAGAAAGGGTATAGATGATTTTGTTAAAACTGCTGAAGTCAATAATAATATGTTGTTTATATGGGTTGGTGGATTTTCTTTTGGAAAAATAACTTCAGGATATGAAAAATATAAGGCTATATATGATAATCCGCCGAAAAATGTTATATTTACTGGAATAGTTGATAGAAATACTGTAGTAGATTATTTAAATTTATCTGATGTTTTTTTCTTGCCATCATATCAAGAATTATTTCCAATGTCATTATTAGAAGCTTCAAATTGTGATATGCCTTTATTATTAAGAGATATAGAACTTTATAAAGAAATTTTATATGATAAGTATTTAAAAGGAAATAGTTATGAAGAATTTTCAAATATATTAAAAGAATTAAATGAAAATGAAGATTTTTATAATTCAGCATTAAATAAAAGTATAGAATTATCTGAAATATATTCAGAAAAAAATGTTATTAAACAGTGGGAAAATTTATATGAATCTTTGATGTGATTTAGGAGTAATTTAAAATGGCCGAAGTCAAAAAACGTAAAAATTATTTTGGATTTATTTTTGCTTTTTTAATAAGTATTTTAATGTTTTTCTTTATAGGAAAAATGACTGATACAAATATATTAGATGAAATAAAAAAAGTTAAATATTTTGATATTCTTATAGCATTTATAATATATTCTTTAAGCTATTTAGTAGATAGTATAAGATATAAAATAGTAATAAGACCTTTTAAAACTAAAGTTCATTTTATAGATCTTTTTTATAACAATGTAGTAGGATATGTTTTATCTTCTGTAACTCCACTTGCCGCTGGAGGACAGCCTTATCAAATATACCACTTGCATAAACAAGGTCTTACAACAGAAATAGCTACAAATATAACAGTTTCAAGATTTTTAGAAATGATGTTTTTAAATCTTGGAGTTACTATATTTTCTTATAAAGCAGTTGTTTCATCTTTGAAGGGTTCTGCTTTTAGTAATAAATTGATAAATATAGGTCTCATAATATCTGTTTCTATTTCTATATTGTTATTAATATTATTTTTAAAAAGCGAATGGATTGCCAAACTTATTCGTTTTCTTGAAAATAGAAAAGCCAAAAAGATAAATGCAATGGGAAAAAAATTTGAAAATTGGACTAATGATCTAAAAGATTCAATAGGGTTTCTATGGAATGAAAAAATATTTTTTATGATATTAGACATAATATTAGGTTTGATTGTTTTAATGATTCAAGCTTTTGCGTTATATTATATGTTAAGTAGATATGCGATAATTGAACATGTTCCATTTTTTTACTGGAAAGTTTTTGGAGGTATGACTCTTTTGAATATGGTGGTTTATTATATACCTACACCAGGTGCTAGTGGTAGTATAGAAGGCGCTTATCAAATATTATTTTCTTCTATAACTGGTAATTCAAAAGGAGTATTAATTTCTATAATAGGTTGGAGGTTTGCAACTTATTATTTGCAAATAATAATTGGGGGTATATTTTCTTTTTTCTATAACATAAAAAGAGGGAAGTGATATTATATGAATATAGGAATGTTTTCTGATACTTATATTCCGCAAAAAAACGGTGTGGCTACAGCCGTAAAAATATATAAAGAAGAAATGGAAAAAATGGGACATAATGTATACTTATTTGTTCCTCAGTATAAATTCGAACATAAAAGAAATGAAAAAAACGTATTTGAATTTCCTGCAGTTAGATATTTTAAAGAAAAAGAACAAAGAATAGCTTTACCTATATCAAAACATTTATTTAACATAAAAAAACTTGATTTAGATGTTTTACATTCTCATGCGCCTTTTTCTACAGGAATTATGGCAAGAATAATTTCTTCAAACCTTGATATAAAACATGTTGGAACTCATCATACTATGTATGAGTTTTATAGGCATTATGTTCCTTTAATAATAAGACCTTCTTTAGAACAAACACAAAATATGATAAAAAATTGGTGTTTAAAATTAAATAAAGTTATAGCTCCGACAGAAAATATTAAAAATGTTCTTGTTGATTATGGAGTACCATCTGATCATATAAGAGTTATACCTACTGGAATAGATGTAGATAAATTTCAAAGTGATATTAAATGGAATATAAGAGAGAATTTCAATATACAAGAAGATGATAGAGTTTTATTATTTGTTGGAAGAGTTGCAAAAGAAAAAAATATAGATTTTTTAATAAAAATGTTCAAAAAATTAACTTATGAAGAATCTAATTTGAAATTTTTAATCATTGGTGATGGTGTTGAAAGGCAAAATCTTGAAGAAATAGTGGTCGAAAATAAATTACAACAAAAAGTATTTTTTGCTGGAGCACAACCACGTGAAAAAGTTATTGATGCATATAAACAAGCTGATATTTTTACTTTTGCTTCTTATACAGAAACCCAAGGACTTGTAGTTTTAGAGTCTATGGCTGTTGGAACTCCTGTAGTTGCTCTTGGAAAGATGGGCGTGTATGATTTGTTATCTCAACCTGAAACTGGTGGTATAATGATAGATGAGTTAGTAGAAGATGATTTTATACATGAAATATTAAAATTATTAAGAGATAAAAAGTTATATGAAGATTATTCGAAAAAAGGAATAGATTTCGTAAGAAAAAATTATTCCGTAAAAGTTAATGTTGAGAATATAATAAAAGTTTATGAGGAAGTGATCAATTTCTAATGCAGGATTGTGATATGAAAAAATTGTTTTTAGATGTTAAACTTGCCGACAACAGGGAAATACCTATAGATAATTTTGCATATATTGGAGACGCAGTATTTGCTTTAAAATATAAAATAAAACTTTTAAACGATGGAAGAATAAAAATAAATAAAGTTAATGAAAAATCAAAAAAATTTTTGAGTGCTCATGCACATTCTAAATTTGTTCCTTTAGTAGAAGAACTTTTTTCTGAAGAAGAACATGATATATATAAAAGAGCTTATAATTCAAGAGGTGCAAAAAAAAGAGGAAATGATGAGGAATATAGAAAGTCAACGGCTTTAGAAGCTGTAATTGGCTTTCTTTTTCTAAATGAAAGATTTGATAAAATTGATAAAATTTTTGAGGTGATAGATAAATGTATGTTTACGGTAGAAATGTCTTAAAAGAGATTTTAAATACAGATTATCAAGTAAAACAAGTCTATTTTACCAATAGTAAAAAAGTAGATAAAGAAGTAGAAAAACTTATAAAAAAAGTCAAAGAAAAAAATATATCTTTTTCTTTTGTAGATAATAATTTATTAAAAAAGCTTTCTAATTCAGAAAATCATCAAGGAGTTATAACTGATATAGGAAAAGAATTTGATTACAAGTACATGGATGTATTGGATGATATAAAAGATCCCTATATATTAATATTGGATCAAGTTCAAGATCCTCATAATTTTGGTGCTATGGTTAGATCTGCAGCTGCAGCTGGAGTGGATGCAATAATAATTCCATCTGATAATTCATCTGGAGTTACGCCAACAGTAATAAAAGTTTCAGCTGGTCAAATATTTAGAATTCCTATAATTCAAGTAACAAATATATCGAGAACAATAAAAAAATTAAAAGAAAAAAATATTTGGGTTTATGGTGCTGATATGAATGGTACTCAATATCATAAAGTAGATATGACTGGTGGATTTGCATTAGTTATGGGAAATGAAGGTTCTGGAATTAGACAGAAAGTAAAAGAAAATTGTGATGGTATAATTTCTATACAGATGAGTAATGATGTTGAGTCCTTGAATGTATCTGTTAGTGCCGGAATTATAATGTTTGAAGCGAGAAAACAAAGAATTAAGGAATGATTTTATGAAAATAAAAAGATTATCTGATGATATAATTATGAAAATTGCAGCTGGTGAAGTGATAACTGGAACATATGCTGTTGTAAAAGAATTAGTTGAAAATTCCATTGATTCTGATTCAAATGATATAAAAATATCCATCAAGGATGGTGGGAAAACATATATCAAAGTTGAAGATAATGGTTTTGGGATGAATGAAGAGAATATATTAGCAGCTGTTCAGCCACATACTACAAGTAAATTAAATCAATTAAATGATTTATATGCACTCAATACATATGGATTTAGAGGAGAGGCATTATCTTCTATATGTCAAGTTTCAAGAATGACTATAATTTCTAAAGAGGAAGATGAAAAACTTGGAACTAAAATAGATTTTATAGCTGGTAAAAAAGTTAATATTGAAAAAGTTCCAATAAAAAATAATTCTGGTACTATAATTGAAGTATATGATCTGTTTTTTAATGTACCTGCGAGAAGAAAATTTTTAAAATCATCATCAGCTGAAAGTAGAAATGTAACAGAAATAGTTGAAAAATTTATAGCTTCTTCAAATATATCATATTCATATTATAGAAATGATAAAATGATCTATAATGTACAAAAAGATATGAAACTTGAAAATAAATTAAATATAATATATCCTGAATGGAAAAAAGATGGTTTTATAAGTGTTAATAGAGATGATGGATGGATTAAAGTAAAAGGAATGATATCAAATCCTAAGTATACTCGAAATAATAGAACTGGACAAAACTTTTTTGTAAATAATAGATATATAAAATCCGGAGCAATATTTACAGTTTTTGAAGCAGGATATGCACATATGCTTGAAAAAGGAAGGCACCCTTATGGTTTTCTGTTTGTAGAAATATCTCCTGATGAAGTCGATGTTAATGTGCACCCTCAAAAACTTGAAGTTAAATTTTCTGATAATACATCAGTAATGAATATAATAAAAGGAGCTATAAGAGATTCTTTAAATGAACAGACAAAATTTGAAATAAATTTTGTTGAAAAATCTTTTAATGATCAAAATGAGATAAATAATTATTATATTAAAGAAGAAAAATCTCCAAATGAAAAAATTGAAAAATCATACAATAAAGAATATATTTTAAATGAAAATATCCCAAATAAAAAAAATATAGAGTATTTAGAAGAAAATAATGATAATAGTTTTGAATATAAGAAAAAAATAGATAATTATAATAGTAAAATAAATTATGATATAAAAAAAGAAAAACTTTATAATTTTGATAAATTATCAGAAAATAAAAATTATGAAATTAAAAATGAAAATAATATAAACTACAATATAAGAATAATTGGTATATCAAATCAAAGATATATTATTGCTGAAAGCCTTGAGAAACTTTTTTTAATAGATTTTCATGCTGCTCATGAAAGAGTTATATTTGAAAAGCTTAAAGAACAGTTTATAAATGAAGGCAGAATAAATAAAAAAATGATTTTAATACCTGAAATTATCCAATTTGATAATATAACTTATGAAATAATTAAAGAAAATATAGTTTATTTCGATAAAATGGGAATAGGATTAGAAATATTAGAAGAAAATAAAATTAAGATTAATTCTACTCCTGGAAATATGAAAGTTAAAGATATAAATTCTTTAATTTTGGATATGGCTAATTTAATAAGATTAAAAGGTATAGATTCAATTGATAATATTTATGATGATACAATAGCAACAATGTCGTGTAGAGCAGCTGTTAAAACAGGAGATGACTTTTTAGGAGCTGATAAGTTGTTAGAAGATATAAAAAAATATAATCTTTTAACTTGCCCACATGGTAGACCTATAACTATGGAAATAAACTTTAGTAAAATTGATAGTTATTTTAAAAGAACTTAAATAAAATCCTGAGAATATTAACGATAATATCTCAGGATTTTTTTTACAATTTATTTACTAAAACAATTTATATATATGTTACAATAATTTAGTAAATATAATAATTTTTATAAGAGGTGTTGTTATGAAAATAAGGGAAACAAAGGATATTAGGGTTATAAATAGATTAACAATTTTAAACTTAATAAATAAAGAACAAAAAATATCGAGAGCTGAAATAGCTAATAATACAGGCTTAAATAAAGCTACAGTTTCTACTATAGTTAAAGAATTAATTGAACTTGAACTTATAGAAGAAACGGAAATAGGTGATTCAAATGGTGGTAGAAGACCGATTATTTTAATGTTAAAAGAAGATATAGGATATATATTTTCAATAGATATAAATATAACACATATAGAATTTATAATATCAGATATTGGAAATAATATAATTCAAAAAAAATATTTAAATATAATAGATGAAAATTTTTATAATACATATAACTATCTATGTAATTTTTTAGATGAAACTATAAAGAAATTGCCTAAAAAGAAGTATGGAATAATAGGAATAGGAGTATCTGTAAGAGGAGTTGTTGATTTAAATGGAATAATAAGATTAATACCTAAGTTAGGTTGGAGAAATATAAATATAAAAGCATTACTTGAAGAAAAATATAAAATACCTGTTTTTGTTGATAATGATGGTAATTTTTCTGCGATGGCTGAATATGAATATTATAAAAACTTAAAAGATTTGATAGTTATAAATATAGATGAAGTAATAACTTCAGGGATTATATCTAATGGTCAAATAATAAGAGGATTTTTAGGCTTTGCTAATGCAATAGGTCATCATGTTATAAATCATGATGGAGAAAAATGTGTATGTGGCAAAAGAGGTTGTTTAGAAATGTATTGCTCTAACTCTGCAATAATTCAAAAAATTAGATTAAAAAAAGACGTTCAAACTATATCTGATTTTATAAATCTTGTTAAAAAACAGGATAAAGATTCTATTTTAATATTAAATGATTTTTTAGATAATTTATCAATAGGTCTCACGAATCTTATATATATTTTAAATCCTGAATTAATAGTTATAAACTCAATAATTTTTGAAAAATTACCTGAATTAATACCAGATCTTGAAAAAAGAATAGTTCTTCCAATTACAAATTTTCAAGATATAGCTGTTTCAAAAGTTGGAGAAATATCTTCATTAAAAGGAGCTTTAACTTATACAAAAGAACAATTTTATAAAACTATATTAAATTTTTAAAAAAGGCAGATTTAATCTGCCTTTTTATATTTTTTCTTTTTTAAAATTAAAAATAAAAAGTATAAATGCTGTTATTAAATAAGCAATAGTTATTTCAAGATTTGCATTTATTTTTAATGAAGGTGAATGAATTAATCCTATGAAAGCAGCTCCAGCTGATATAAAACAAGTTATTATAGCATTTTTAAATTTAGATTCTGAACAAAAAACTAATATACTTGTCCAAGCTAAAGCTATTAAAGGCGCCCCTTTTGCAAGTATAAATAAAGAATTAGGCATTGCATCACCTGCAATATTTCCAATATATTCTATAATTGGAACCGCAATTGCGATAGACATTAAAGAAAAATATTTTTTATCTTCATTTTGAAATGCTCCAGCTAGAGAAGTCATACCCACAAAGATTAAAATAGGTAATACTGCAGCAGTTGGAATTACAGCTGTTACAATTGCTACGAGACCTGTCGAACATAAAATAAAATAACTAATTCCAACAATTAAACTATAACCTGTTGAAGCTTTAATATCTTTCCATGTACCATGACCCCACCATACAGAAAAACAAAATGGGTTTCCAAAAAGTGCTGAAATTACAGACATGATAGAAACTCCTATAATTGTCTTTTTTCCATCATAAACATCACCAGCAACTTTAGCTTGTTCAACTCCCTGTAGTGCTGTTACAAATTCTGTTACAGTAAAAGCTATAATTATTGGTAGAAATTGTAAAACTACACTAAACCCTTTTAAAATATAGTTTATTTGTATAAAAGGAATATTGAAACTCAAACTTGAGAATGAATCTGTAATATTTTTAATAGTTATATTTTTAGTAGAAAACCCTAAAATAACTCCGACTAAAATAGATATCAATACTGGTGAAAGTTTTGTCTTAATATTTGAAGTATATAGAACTAATAAAACAAAAAAACAAACTAAAGCTATTAAAGGAGTTACAAACATATCTTTTAATGAAGCAAGTATAAGCCAAGTTACTCCACCTCCGGCAAGTGTACCAAATAATGCGGCAGAGGGAATAGAATTAACTATAGCCTTTTCAAAAAAACTTAAAACAATTGTTAATAATGAGCTAATTATATTGGCAGCTAGACCAACACCTAAAGCTAAAGTTGCATCTTTTGTTGAAATATAAGTTGGAAGCATTATAGCAAATAACCAAATAAAAAATCTTCCAGCTGTAATACCCGCTGGTATAGCGACTATTGAGGTATTATTTGTTTTTTTTGATGTTTTATTTCCAAGCCACCATGTAAAAACATGAAGGAGAAGAACTCCAAAACCAAGTCCAGGAAGTATAGTTCCAAAAACAACTTTAGATGAAAGTCCAATACTTCCAATCATAATAGCAACTCCAGCAATGACTTTTGTAAAGCCATCAAAAAAAACTCCAAAAGCTGCATCAATATCACTCTTTACAAATAAAGGCCTTTTTAAAGTACTCATAAATTAGAACCTCCCATTAATATTAATTATAAATTAACCTATGTCTGAAATAAAAAAAGTGATCATTATGAGAATGAATTGATAACATTTTTGTATGTGGATGACATTCAGAAGTAAATTCTTTTCCATATTGACCAATTGTTAAAGCTTTACCACCTATATACAAACAAGAATAATTAAAAAATAATTCATCCATAAGTTTCTCACTTACTAAATAATGCATATAAGAAGGAGTTTCAATTAATAATCTATCTATTCCAAATTTTTTTAATAAATAGAATAATACATGAGAATCTGGAGCATTTTTTCCAGTAATTATAATGATTACTTTATTTTTTGAATTATTCATTTTTTCTATTAAAGTATTATTTATATCTTCTTTTGAATTTAAAGGACCTATAACTATATAGTCATTATTTATATTTTCTTTTATATGATTTAAAGCTTTTGACGAAGAACTTATTATTAAAGGAATTTCACTTTCTTTAAACATTCTATGATCGAATGGAATATCTTTTCCATCTATAGAAGTAATAATATTCCATGGTACTGGATTTAAATTATTTTTAATTCTTGCATTTTCAAGATCTTGATCAAATACATGACATGTATAATCAGATTCTGCTTTCATAGTACCGGCACCAAGTATTACAGCATCACAAACGGATCTTAACATATTTAATATCCACCAATCAGCAAGACCGCCATTTCCAGCATAATTATTTTTTCTTGAAATTAAAGGCCCTTGTGGAGCATCAGAGAAAGCTATTCTACCATCAATAGAAGTTACAAGTGAAGTAAAAGTATATGGCCTATCTTCATGAGCTTTTTCAAAAGTTAAATTGCCATATACTTTATTTATTTTTTCACAATTCATTATTTTTAATGAAAAATCTTTTAAATCATTACTTTCATATATTTTATTTAATTTTATATCCTTTTCTAACATCAACATCTTTTCAAGTTTAGTAGCCATAAAAAACCTCCTATTTTTGGAAATACTGTCATTTATATAAATGACAGTATTTTAATATTTATATTAAACTTCCGCCACAAACACCTATTTTTTCACCTGTAATAAACGAACTTTCTTCACTTATTAAAAATAAAGCAGTATTGGCCATATCTTCAAGAGTTCCCATTCTATTCATAGGATAAATCTTAGCATATTCAGCTCTTAAAGCATCTGGATCTTCTGATTCTTCAAATCTAAATTTGATCATAGGTGTTTCTACTAGACCAGGAAGTAAACAATTAGCTCTTACATTAGGTGCATATTCAGCTGCAATACATTTTGTTAACATAATTACTGCGGCTTTACTTGGACAATAGCCAATTCTTTCTGGTATAGGTCTAACTCCAAGGTCAGAACCAATATTAACAATTGCAGAATTTTTTTGTTTTTTTAATTCTTTAATAGCTGCTTT contains:
- a CDS encoding dihydrofolate reductase family protein; amino-acid sequence: MATKLEKMLMLEKDIKLNKIYESNDLKDFSLKIMNCEKINKVYGNLTFEKAHEDRPYTFTSLVTSIDGRIAFSDAPQGPLISRKNNYAGNGGLADWWILNMLRSVCDAVILGAGTMKAESDYTCHVFDQDLENARIKNNLNPVPWNIITSIDGKDIPFDHRMFKESEIPLIISSSSKALNHIKENINNDYIVIGPLNSKEDINNTLIEKMNNSKNKVIIIITGKNAPDSHVLFYLLKKFGIDRLLIETPSYMHYLVSEKLMDELFFNYSCLYIGGKALTIGQYGKEFTSECHPHTKMLSIHSHNDHFFYFRHRLIYN
- a CDS encoding SDR family NAD(P)-dependent oxidoreductase, which gives rise to MRLKDKVIIITGASSGIGEGIAKRFIEEGAKIVGCGIEENLNFKHDNAIYVKANLTKFEETQNVVNKALEKFGKINGLVNCAGITLIGSLETSSVEDFSKQLDVNVKGVFHMCKAAIKELKKQKNSAIVNIGSDLGVRPIPERIGYCPSKAAVIMLTKCIAAEYAPNVRANCLLPGLVETPMIKFRFEESEDPDALRAEYAKIYPMNRMGTLEDMANTALFLISEESSFITGEKIGVCGGSLI